The nucleotide window ATGCTATGCTTATTGATCTTGGAGAGTTGGACATCTTagttgtgaagcatgcttgtttGCTTAAGCTTAATGTCTTTGATTGTTCTAGCATCAAATGCCTACATACCATAACCTAcccccttgtcctttcttatgacaAGCATGATGAAAACACTTGTGGGGTAACTCACCACACGAATAGGTTTTGCAATttcgctaacctcatttgtttttccgagtgcttgtcatgttctttcattttgaaggattcacaaggcgataccgtcacgagacaacttggtcatgtgaaggcatatACGATGTGCGACGCCAacatcttcaacgtcaaggaCTTGACCCaataccatggtgatgaagatcacGATCCATGGACGGATCTCTCCAAaggggggggagatgatgcggagcatccctacatcatccccatggactctaCTACAACCCATCAAGCACCACGAGGAGGACTAGTGACAAGATCTTGCGCACGTGCCATCGAAACCGAGGTTAACTCTTTCCTCTTCGAGCTTCATTCGGATTCACATGAAAGTTGGATTCTACCTCAAATGGAAAGCTTATGCATTTTGAGGTACCACGGAGAAGTCCATGAAGAAGTTAGGAGCGAGACCCAAGTACACATGGCGAAGGAGGAGGAAGGACACGCGAAGCACGAAGAAGCGGAAGTCCCGGACTACCCCGGGTGCCCGGACACATGCAGCCCCGGATGCCCGGCTACCGGCTAGGAGCCGTCCCTCGACACCCCGAGTGCCCAGCCCCTGTCTGGACGCTGGCCTTGGCCGCCCTGGGTGCCGACCTTGGCCGCCTCgggtgcccagcccccctgcTTGGGCGCTCCTCCGCCCACCCCGGGTGCTCCGACCCTCAGCCCCTGGGTGCCCGACCCTCTACAGCAGCCAAGGGCACGGCCCCTGGACACCCCGGGTGCCCGGGACCCAGGCCTCACACCTCTGGGTACCCTGGCCCCCTCCCCAGGCGTGCCCCAGGTGCCCGACCCTCCGTCTCTCGGTGACCCCCGGGTGCCCGGACCCCTTGACCTCGGGTGCCCGAACCCTCCACCATGGCTACATACATTTCGGGATAATTTACCCATGTACCCTTGTTTTACCCCCAATATGTCCCTAGCCAATAAGCACTCCTCATCTAGCTCATTTTTTGGGCTAACAAAGTATTGGATAGACAttgagagagctttgctcatcttCTCTCCTATTGGAGGTCAAGACCCCTCTCTAGGGAAGATCCTTTGTGGATTATCAAGGCCTCCTCTTGGAGAAGATCATCACCAAGACCTCACCTCCTTGGGAGTGGGAAGAACTTTACCCTAGTGCTATTTTCCTTGAATTGTTCTTGTATTCTTGTGGATCTCATGTATGCTACTCTAGTGAATGTGTGATTTGTGTTTGTTCGAGTGATTCCCCCCTTGTGTTCTTGCGTGTTCTTCCCTTTCCCCCCTTCAAGTGTGAAAAGATCCCACCTAGGGTTTCACCCTACAACACATGGGCACTTCATTTATCCTTCGCAATTTAAAGATCTATGGCCGCCTAACCAAAAATCTTGGAACACTAATCTTATCTGCACACCCTTTGATGAGCAGGCATCTAACATCGTTATGCAGGTTCCAATAATTCAGTTAGGAGGCACTAACATCTTATGCTGGAAGCTACATAATTCAGGAAAATGTACATCCGAATCTGCATATAGGACTTGCCTACAGGATATGCAGGAACATGGAGAGTCTACACCCAGACAGGTACCTACATGTGTAAAGCAAATTTTAAAACAGACTTGGAGAACAAATGAGATGGTACCTAGAGTACAAAATTTTGCATGGAGGCTTCTTAGGAGAGCAATTCCAACAGGTACGAGGGCAGGTAAAATTTCTTCTCATATTATAAAACATTGTGTAAGATGTGATCAGGAAGAAAATGACATACACCTGTTCTTCACTTGTCCCTTTGCTAAAACTGCTTGGTTCTCTGAACCTTGGAATATTAGGTATGAATTCTTTGCGCAGAACTTTTATTGAATACCTGCTATTTATCCAGGCTTTGTTAACCTCCCATCACCCTCATGCCTCTCTCAATAACATAATCACTATTCTTTGGTGTATTTGGAAGTTCAGGAATGAAAACGTTTTGGTAGAAAATCAAACTCTCCTATGTAAGCAATAATAAATGGGCAAGATTTACTATCTTGTGCAGACATTGCAGGTTCACCAACAAAAATAAAGCAGGAAACAAGGATAGAATCTGCACACAATCAAAAGCAGGGATGCTCACTAAAAACAGATGCTTGGATAACAGGTTCCAAGGTTTATACCGATGCTGCATGGAAGAAGTACACTACTAACTCCAAAAACAACTCAAGGAAAATAGGAATAGGAATTTACATTCACACTGCCGAGAATAAGTAAGGAATAGGTATCTTAATCTCTGCAGCAGCTAAAAGTGTCAAAACTCCACTAGAGGCGGAGGCTACAACTTTATATGTTGTCTCGGAAATTGCTTCACACATCGTCAACATCAAAATCACTTTCCTAGCGAATAATTTGACATTAGCTCATGCAGTGGCGTCAAAGAATCTTCTTCAAGTCCCTGGACACTAGCAAAATATTTTGCTGCAACAATCAACATTCAAGCTCAGGTCTTCCATATTCCTAGGAAACTTAATGTGAAAGCTCATAATTGTGCCCCGCAAAAAAAAATCACAATTATGCAGCTTCTTTCTACATAGATGTTCATCCTTCGAGCCAAAAATTTGCTTGTTGTAAAGTAGATTATACAGGAGGTCACTGTCGTATGCGTGAAAGCGAGGCAACTTATGTGTTAAGAATTGCCAAATCCTTTATATAATCTGTATCTGAAATCAATACGCGTCACCACTCCCCTCCCTAGGATCCTTAGCATATGGTGCAGTACATTCACTGCCATGTGGACCCAACCCCACCTATCATGTGCACTGCAGCAGGATGCAATACTCTAAAGGTCTCTTGTAATCAATATTTCTCTTTTCTATAAAAATACGGTACACTCTTGCGTACTCTCGAAAAAAAACTCCAAATTACCATGGCTCGTCTCCTTGGAGAAGAAGCCCCTGGCATTTGTACAATCTAACAAAGAGCCACACGGCACCTAACCTCCCTGGCCCCCTCCCCAGCCGCCACCTTCCCCCTTCCCTTTGCCTTTATACTCGTCGAAGGAATTGAACTCCCTACCTCCGTCCTGCCTCGAGCaatccccctctccctccttgtgATCTCCGGGTTCCCGTCTCAGATTCCCAGGTTCGATCTTGACCCCCAGCTATCCCCACCTGCCTCTGCCGTCCTCGAATCCTTCGTCGCAGAGGCGCCGCTTTTACCTCTTCTTGCCGCGATTTGAGAAGAAGACTTTATTGATCCGAGCAAGTCTTCTTGGGCGGGAAGAAAGGTGAGATCTTGCAGAGGTTTGTTCTGTCGATCCTGTAAAAATAAAATAATTAACCTGCAACACCGCTTTATGATCCGTCGCCGTATCACCCATCTCTCTCACCCAGCTGCCAACCATCATCCGCGGTCGGCGCCTCGCCGCTGTACCTCCCGCACCGCCAACTCGTCGCCTCCCCCGTACCACCCCCCCTCTCCTGCAAGCCGCAGCCTCCGGCTTCTCTGTTCTATATTTCATAAATGGATGCGAAATCTGCCCAGTTAGACGACCGTGAGAGTTGGAGCTTGTGCAAAGGGGTGAAAGGCGACACCCTTACGTGTAGATTACTGGGCGAAAGCGATGTGCTTATGCACAATTTGTCCTCATGTACACCTTTGACCTTGCGTTTTAGCCTTTGGGGATTTTCCAGTGACCAAGCTCATATAGCTCCCAGTCTGGAATTTTTGTCACATAAGACCACCTACGTTTTCGTATAGACAGAAAAGACCATCTGTGATCCGTATTGACAAAAAAATCACCTATGCCGTGGCGGCAGGTTCGGCAGCCAACATGTGGCACCTGCCGCCACAGCCGACGGCTGCAGCTCGGTTGCAATAGAAATCCGGGTCTGCAACGGAACGGCGAAACGCTGGTGGGCCCTGCTGCCACTCCTGATGGCTGCTGCTCGTTTTCCTGCTGCTCACGATAGCATGCATGTGAACGATTACAAGTGCTCCTTTCTGTCACTAGATGAATCGGCCGGTGTGCACGTCAAGTAGTAGTATAGCAATGTCTAGCCTAAGGTGATCATCATGCACGTACCAACACGACTTTGTAATGGTAGTGTTTAAGTGACTGCGTGCACTCTTTGTATCGCGACGTTTCATGGATATGTACTACGTAAGCCCCTTCTAAATTTGTTCGAGTGCAGGCGGGCAGGTGCATGCGGGTACTGCGAGGGGAATTTTTGTCAGATAAGGAGCTGCCGCCATCGGGAGGGGcggcagggccaccagtgcgtcctATTCCGCTGCAGACCGGAAATTTCTGTTGCAGCCGAGCTGCCGGCGGCGGCTGTGGCGGCAGCTCTTGCCGCCGCCCACTGTGGTGGTAGGTGCCACTTGTCGGCTGCCAGGTCTGCCGCCACGGCGTAAATGGTCTTTTTTGTCAGTACGGATCGCAGATGGTTCTTTCTGTCAATATGAAAGCGTACGTGGTCTTATCTGACAAAAAATCCCCAGCCTGTGGCGTGCACGAATTGCATAGTGCTGACAAGAGATGTAACTGGTTGGATCATGCTTGGATGATGCATTCATTTGATAATAATCTCAAGGAAAGCTTGCATCAATAAAACTGGAGTAAATATTTTCAAGCATTGTTTTGGGGGAAGTTGTCCCATGTCATTTTCTTGATCACCTCAATGGAGGTCTCACTGAAAAGGAGCATCATATTTTTTGATCAGCTCAATGGAGGTCTCACTGAAAAGGAACATCATATTTTTTTAGCAGCTCTTTGTTCAGTTTGTATGTCACTTGCTATCTGTTATTCCTTTATGAATGTTTTTTGGTTGATCTGCAGGAGCCATGATACCTGCTGTGAAGCTCTCTCCGGCCGCCTTCTCTGTCACCAATCAACGGTCTAAATCAGCTTTTGTTCCGTCGGTGTCCATTCTCAACATGAAAAAATTTGCGTCCTGCTCCCTTAGACCACTCTACCTCACACGGCTAGATGACCCACACACTTCCGAGCTGAAGCCTCGGAGGCAGCTGCTTGACTTCCGGTGTGCAGCTTCAGCGGCTGATGACAAGGAGTCAAAGGCTGAGGTGGTGCCAGCCAGCTCAGAAGCAGCACAAAAGTTGAAGATTTCAATCTATTTTGCGACTTGGTGGGCGCTTAATGTAATCTTTAACATCTATAACAAGAAGGTTCTCAATGCTTTCCCGTATCCCTGGCTCACCTCCACACTATCCCTCGTCTGCGGCTCAGCGATGATGCTCTTCTCATGGGTCACCTGCCTAGTTGAGGCCCCCAAGACTGACTTGGATTTCTGGAAAGCACTTTTCCCGGTGAGTTCGTTCGTTCTGTGGCAACTATTTTATCTGTTGATGGAAATCATGAATCGTATTTGTTGTTTGCATTGATGAAGGTTGCTGTGGCTCATACAATTGGACATGTTGCTGCCACAGTGAGCATGTCAAAGGTGGCAGTGTCATTCACACACATTATCAAGAGTGCTGAGCCTGCATTCAGTGTTTTGGTGTCAAGGTTCATTCTCGGAGAGTCATTTCCGATGCCTGTATATCTTTCTCTTCTCCCGATCATTGGTGGTTGTGGTCTAGCTGCTGCGACAGAGCTGAACTTTAATATGATTGGTGAGTATAATTAAGTAAAATCCTCCTAAGTTGTTTCTCTTGTATCCTCTCCCTATTGGTTGTCGAGAAATTGATGTGCCTTTTGCTTCTAACCATTATAGTCATGTTGTTCATAGATACAAAGAAGCAGTTTCTGTGAGTTAACTGAGGTGACAATTCTTAATTGGTTAAATAATCGACATTCCTAATGTTTTTTGACATAAAACTGAAAAGACTTGCTAAATGATTATTTACTCTATCTGGATTCAAGTGAGCTTCAAGAACTATGTGCTTTAGATTTGAAACTTATGGAAATGAATAAACAGTAATCATACATATAATCTTTTATAACTTTGTGTAAATTAGGTGAATGGTTACATATAAACTGTGGCTAGTGCATTCTCCTTAACACAAGAAGATACAGCTTAAAACCTTTTTTTCGTGAAGTTTGACACCAGACAAAATAGAGGCTATAGCTGCCTAGGCAACTTTGCAATTCTTGATTGGTCTTGCACTGGTTAGGGGAGGCAGCTATTCTGATGTACTCCTTCCATGATGCTAATAGCCTTATCCTCCCACCAGGATTTATGGGTGCCATGATATCGAACCTTGCATTTGTTTTCCGCAACATCTTTTCGAAGCGGGGCATGAAAGGGAAGTCTGTCAGTGGCATGAATTACTACGCTTGCCTTTCAATTATGTCCCTGGTCATACTCACACCATTTGCTATTGCTATGGAAGGCCCCCAAATGTGGGCCACTGGATGGCAAAAGGCTCTTGCAGATGTTGGCCCCAACGTTCTCTGGTAAGCAGGAAAAATCAAGAATTCACTTTTCTTCTACATTTATACCATGTGCTGTGATTTGTACTTAAATTTCATGTGGAAACTTGAAATGATCTCCATATTCACACCATTTAAAGACATACTTCAACATTTTTGATACATTTATAACTCACTAGCAGCACTGTTGCTTATAGCCTTTTAATTCTCTTGACATATTCTGTTGGGAGTCTTTGTCAACAATTCAACATGTTGTGTTGGAGGTGACCAGGATTTATGCGCATTTGTACCCGAACATATATCGCATACTACTTTTCTTTGCATTGACAGTTTTCTGATGTTGTAAATGTTCGCTCATGTAGGTGGATTGGTGCACAGAGCGTTTTCTACCACTTGTATAACCAGGTGTCCTACATGTCTTTGGACCAGATTTCTCCATTGACGTTTAGCATTGGCAATACAATGAAGCGCATATCAGTTATTGTTTCGTCAATCATTATCTTCCGTACACCTGTCCGCCCTGTAAATGCACTAGGAGCTGCCATTGCCATCTTTGGCACATTCCTGTACTCTCAGGTAAATTTGGTTGCTTTAAGATTTCCTTCTGATTGTCCTTCCCTTGTATCAACTGAAATAAacctttcttttgctggactagGACAGGTTAGAGCTCCGTGTATGTAGCATTTAATATTTTTCACCACTCAATCTTGTGCATACAATTATGTGGCTCTCCTATGACCATAGAGGTGTAGAGGTAGCTTAAATTATGAATATGCTACTTTCTCATCCTTGCTGTTGTTGTAATTCGAAATTATGATTGGTTGCTTTGAGGGGCAGGTGACATTTTATGAAAAACGTGACTAGATCATGAAGAGAAATCATCAAATGATTACGTCAATACATGCTCAAAATACACTCAAGGTAGTTTGGCAATGACTGGAAGTATTTACTTGTCTGTCAACAAAACGGGAAATAAGAAACCATAGAAATATATTCGAGTAATGAAGACTCGATAAACTTCCGTTCTGTTGATTCTTCTTCCTTCAGTGTTTACGCCTAACTTAAATATTGCATTTTTATCTTCATAGTTGACATTTTCTTAACTGCATTCTGATGTAGGCAAAGCAGTGAGGTTTATTCTATTGTTGAAGGTCAGGTTCATGGACGAAGAATGTCTGCAGAAATAGTACCAAGCACTGGGGCAAATTTTGCTTGTGCAAGTGTCTTGTAGATACAGGTTTAGGTTTTCATGCGAGAGGCGATAATAATGATGGACCATGTTGCTGTTTCCTTGTTATTTGTTAAATCACAAACTGAACTCCTGTGGCCATGAACTGTCGTTGTATCCTGAAATAAGAACTGCATGGAAATTCGTCTGACAGTTCCGTTGCTGGAAAGTAACGATAGCCCTCTGCTTAAAGGTTAATTATTGGCATGCTTTCTCTTGTGTTTCCAGCTTCCAGTTTGTTGTTTGCCAGGAGCCCTGCAGCAGGAAAGGTCTTGTGGTAAAGTTATACCCACAGGTTGTTTGAAGTTTTTGTAAATCTCTCGTCACTTTTGTAGTCCTCTGAATCGACAACTGATCTTTATATCACTTCCACCTCACGGtatgccatgatcttgggtgaagcAAATATGCA belongs to Triticum urartu cultivar G1812 chromosome 7, Tu2.1, whole genome shotgun sequence and includes:
- the LOC125525894 gene encoding glucose-6-phosphate/phosphate translocator 2, chloroplastic-like, with amino-acid sequence MIPAVKLSPAAFSVTNQRSKSAFVPSVSILNMKKFASCSLRPLYLTRLDDPHTSELKPRRQLLDFRCAASAADDKESKAEVVPASSEAAQKLKISIYFATWWALNVIFNIYNKKVLNAFPYPWLTSTLSLVCGSAMMLFSWVTCLVEAPKTDLDFWKALFPVAVAHTIGHVAATVSMSKVAVSFTHIIKSAEPAFSVLVSRFILGESFPMPVYLSLLPIIGGCGLAAATELNFNMIGFMGAMISNLAFVFRNIFSKRGMKGKSVSGMNYYACLSIMSLVILTPFAIAMEGPQMWATGWQKALADVGPNVLWWIGAQSVFYHLYNQVSYMSLDQISPLTFSIGNTMKRISVIVSSIIIFRTPVRPVNALGAAIAIFGTFLYSQAKQ